A window of the Choloepus didactylus isolate mChoDid1 chromosome 11, mChoDid1.pri, whole genome shotgun sequence genome harbors these coding sequences:
- the LOC119506141 gene encoding leucine-rich repeat and coiled-coil domain-containing protein 1-like isoform X1, protein MQLQKSDYQILQLLSETSNCLLDNVPERDIRPKRDTEVTSESDVGNRRGSNRKIPQRSKIPYYSRTTQTSKHCSKNSSFISCNRKMKQPYLRDLYVRSCFANSNTLEESDEQKTEVMKVDPCSTEDTTYRSLVEQLDQEREKRWKAEQAEKKLIDYIDELHNHAKEKKDIHSLALLTTDRLKEIIFKERNSKMQLEFMVHKLQNEIKKLTVELIKARDQQEDHLKALRTMEKALEKMERQKAKQQAAQMRLIQEVELKASAADKEINLLRTSLHQEKEKVKQLHELFALKEEGHRKELETRELFNDAEFQNALAKGIAKEKRKHEQDIKEYQEKIDILNQQYMNLEDEFRVALTVEARRFKDVKDGFENVAAELAKSKHALVWAQRKENESSSLIRDLTCMVKEQKIKLAEVSKLKHETAANLQNQISTLEVLIEDDKEKSIQIELLKHEKVQLISELAAKESLIHGLRTERKVWGEELAQQGASLSQNRGKLEAKIENLCRENESLQKANERDNDALRIKNKIIEDQTETIRKLKICVQERDEHIKTLQEQITEIQKCTQEQLEEKSSQLDVIMEKLEKHNERKEQLKQQLKEKEIKLEEIRKAYSILNQKWHDKGELLHHLEIQVKEVKEKFENKERKLKEERDKSIVLQKDALEKLHSMDDAFKKQVDAIVEAHQAEILQLANEKQKYIDSANEKVYQVEEEMRELLEETCKNKKSMEEKIKQLSFALSEIQQEL, encoded by the coding sequence ATGCAACTTCagaaatcagattatcaaattttACAGCTTCTCAGTGAAACCTCTAATTGTTTATTAGATAATGTTCCTGAAAGAGACATCAGACCAAAAAGAGACACCGAAGTGACTTCTGAAAGTGACGTTGGAAACAGAAGAGGAAGCAATAGAAAAATTCCTCAAAGATCAAAAATCCCGTATTACTCCAGAACTACTCAGACTTCTAAGCACTGCAGTAAAAACAGCTCTTTCATAAGTTGTAATCGTAAAATGAAACAGCCTTACCTTAGAGATTTATATGTAAGATCGTGTTTTGCTAACTCTAATACATTAGAAGAATCAGATGAACAGAAGACTGAAGTAATGAAAGTAGACCCATGTAGCACAGAAGACACCACTTACCGGTCCCTTGTTGAACAGCTAGatcaagaaagagagaagagatggaAAGCTGAACAAGCTGAAAAGAAACTTATTGATTATATTGATGAACTGCATAAccatgcaaaagagaaaaaagatattcATAGCCTGGCTCTACTTACCACAGATAGgctaaaggaaattatttttaaagaaagaaattccaaaatGCAACTCGAATTTATGGTTCACAAacttcaaaatgaaattaaaaaactaaCTGTTGAATTAATTAAAGCAAGAGATCAACAAGAGGATCATCTGAAAGCCCTAAGAACCATGGAAAAAGCATTAGAAAAAATGGAAAGGCAAAAAGCAAAGCAACAGGCAGCACAGATGAGACTTATTCAAGAGGTGGAGCTCAAAGCTTCAGCTGctgataaagaaataaatttacttAGAACATCTCTtcatcaagaaaaggaaaaagtaaaacaacttCATGAACTTTTTGCACTGAAAGAAGAAGGACACAGGAAAGAACTTGAAACAAGGGAACTTTTTAATGATGCTGAGTTCCAGAATGCCTTAGCTAAAGGAATagccaaagaaaagagaaaacatgagCAAGATATAAAAGAATACCAGGAAAAAATTGACATATTAAACCAGCAGTATATGAATTTAGAAGATGAATTCCGGGTTGCTTTAACGGTTGAAGCCAGAAGATTTAAAGATGTTAAAGATGGTTTTGAAAATGTTGCAGCAGAGTTAGCAAAGAGCAAACATGCTCTTGTTTGGGCTCAACGAAAAGAAAATGAGTCTTCCTCTTTAATTAGAGATCTGACATGTATGGtgaaggaacaaaaaataaaacttgcaGAAGTTTCCAAACTGAAACATGAAACAGCAGCAAATTTACAGAATCAAATCAGCACCCTTGAAGTTTTGATTGAAGATGACAAggagaagagtattcaaatagaACTTCTCAAGCATGAAAAAGTCCAGCTTATTTCTGAGCTAGCAGCCAAGGAATCGCTAATTCATGGTTTaaggacagaaagaaaagtaTGGGGAGAAGAGCTGGCACAGCAGGGAGCATCTCTATCCCAAAATCGTGGAAAATTAGaagcaaaaattgaaaatttatgtAGAGAGAATGAATCTCTGCAAAAGGCAAATGAACGTGATAATGATGCGTTAAGAATTAAGAACAAAATCATAGAAGACCAAACTGAAaccattagaaaattaaaaatttgtgtaCAGGAAAGAGATGAACACATTAAAACATTACAAGAGCAGATCACTGAGATACAAAAATGTACTCAAGAACAACTTGAGGAAAAATCGTCACAACTGGATGTTataatggagaaattggaaaaacacaatgaaagaaaagaacaactaaaacaacagttgaaagaaaaggaaataaaacttgaGGAAATTAGAAAAGCTTATAGTATACTTAACCAGAAGTGGCATGATAAAGGAGAACTTCTGCATCATCTAGAAATACAAgtaaaagaagtgaaagaaaaatttgaaaacaaggaaaggaaacttAAAGAGGAAAGAGACAAAAGTATTGTACTACAAAAGGATGCACTAGAAAAACTTCATAGTATGGATGATGCCTTTAAAAAACAAGTTGATGCAATTGTTGAAGCTCATCAAGCTGAAATACTACAACTGGCAAATGAAAAGCAGAAGTATATTGATTCTGCAAATGAAAAGGTTTATCAAGTCGAAGAAGAAATGCGTGAGCTTCTGGAAGAAACATGCAAGAACAAAAAgtcaatggaggaaaaaattaaacaactCTCTTTTGCTCTAAGTGAAATTCAGCAAGAATTGTGA
- the LOC119506141 gene encoding leucine-rich repeat and coiled-coil domain-containing protein 1-like isoform X2, which yields MEAAVAAEVENEDGDGDSNCGDLCFMDKGLRSISELSLDSAIHAINLHCNNITEIKAIDHVWNLQHLDLSSNQIIKIEGLTTLTKLCTLNLSCNLITRVEGLEALTNLTRLNLSYNHINDLSGFMLLHGLKHKLRYIDLHSNCIDSIHHLLQCMVGLHFLTYLTLDKNGENNPVCHFPGYRAIILQTLPQLRILDCKNIFGETVNLSEINSSHLQCLEGLLDNLVSSDSPQNISEDEIIGSTPAVTPNIDQLTPLDQLESTPAALTSFVSVCPSSEPEKINHNSDFQDDMQLQKSDYQILQLLSETSNCLLDNVPERDIRPKRDTEVTSESDVGNRRGSNRKIPQRSKIPYYSRTTQTSKHCSKNSSFISCNRKMKQPYLRDLYVRSCFANSNTLEESDEQKTEVMKVDPCSTEDTTYRSLVEQLDQEREKRWKAEQAEKKLIDYIDELHNHAKEKKDIHSLALLTTDRLKEIIFKERNSKMQLEFMVHKLQNEIKKLTVELIKARDQQEDHLKALRTMEKALEKMERQKAKQQAAQMRLIQEVELKASAADKEINLLRTSLHQEKEKVKQLHELFALKEEGHRKELETRELFNDAEFQNALAKGIAKEKRKHEQDIKEYQEKIDILNQQYMNLEDEFRVALTVEARRFKDVKDGFENVAAELAKSKHALVWAQRKENESSSLIRDLTCMVKEQKIKLAEVSKLKHETAANLQNQISTLEVLIEDDKEKSIQIELLKHEKVQLISELAAKESLIHGLRTERKVWGEELAQQGASLSQNRGKLEAKIENLCRENESLQKANERDNDALRIKNKIIEDQTETIRKLKICVQERDEHIKTLQEQITEIQKCTQEQLEEKSSQLDVIMEKLEKHNERKEQLKQQLKEKEIKLEEIRKAYSILNQKWHDKGELLHHLEIQVKEVKEKFENKERKLKEERDKSIVLQKDALEKLHSMDDAFKKQVDAIVEAHQAEILQLANEKQKYIDSANEKVYQVEEEMRELLEETCKNKKSMEEKIKQLSFALSEIQQEL from the exons ATGGAGGCCGCAGTGGCGGCAGAAGTTGAAAATGAGGACGGCGACGGCGACAGCAATTGCGGGGACCTGTGCTTCATGGACAAAGGCTTGCG AAGCATCTCAGAGTTATCTTTAGATTCAGCCATTCATGCCATCAATCTTCACTGCAATAATATCACCGAGATTAAAGCCATTGATCATGTTTGGAATTTACAACATTTAGATCTGTCATctaatcaaataattaaaattgaagGGCTAACTACACTAACAAAACTATGCACTTTAAATTTGTCCTGCAATTTGATCACAAGAGTAGAAGGACTTGAAGCACTAACTAATCTGACTAGACTGAATTTATCTTACAACCACATAAATGATCTTAGTGGTTTTATGCTCCTTCATGGGCTGAAGCATAAATTAAGATATATTGACCTACATAGTAATTGTATAGATAGTATCCATCACTTACTTCAGTGTATGGTAGGATTGCACTTCTTGACTTATCTTACTTTGGataaaaatggagagaataatCCTGTTTGTCATTTCCCAGGGTACAGAGCGATTATTCTCCAGACTTTGCCACAGCTTAGAATTCTGGATTGTAAGAACATATTTGGTGAAACAGTAAATTTGTCCGAAATAAATTCATCACACCTACAGTGCTTAGAAGGTCTTTTGGATAATTTAGTCTCTTCTGATTCTCCCCAAAATATAAGTGAAGATGAGATCATTGGTAGTACACCAGCGGTAACACCGAACATTGATCAGTTAACACCCTTGGATCAACTTGAAAGCACACCAGCTGCTTTGACGTCCTTTGTATCTGTGTGTCCATCTTCTGAGCCAGAGAAAATTAATCATAACAGTGATTTTCAGGATGATATGCAACTTCagaaatcagattatcaaattttACAGCTTCTCAGTGAAACCTCTAATTGTTTATTAGATAATGTTCCTGAAAGAGACATCAGACCAAAAAGAGACACCGAAGTGACTTCTGAAAGTGACGTTGGAAACAGAAGAGGAAGCAATAGAAAAATTCCTCAAAGATCAAAAATCCCGTATTACTCCAGAACTACTCAGACTTCTAAGCACTGCAGTAAAAACAGCTCTTTCATAAGTTGTAATCGTAAAATGAAACAGCCTTACCTTAGAGATTTATATGTAAGATCGTGTTTTGCTAACTCTAATACATTAGAAGAATCAGATGAACAGAAGACTGAAGTAATGAAAGTAGACCCATGTAGCACAGAAGACACCACTTACCGGTCCCTTGTTGAACAGCTAGatcaagaaagagagaagagatggaAAGCTGAACAAGCTGAAAAGAAACTTATTGATTATATTGATGAACTGCATAAccatgcaaaagagaaaaaagatattcATAGCCTGGCTCTACTTACCACAGATAGgctaaaggaaattatttttaaagaaagaaattccaaaatGCAACTCGAATTTATGGTTCACAAacttcaaaatgaaattaaaaaactaaCTGTTGAATTAATTAAAGCAAGAGATCAACAAGAGGATCATCTGAAAGCCCTAAGAACCATGGAAAAAGCATTAGAAAAAATGGAAAGGCAAAAAGCAAAGCAACAGGCAGCACAGATGAGACTTATTCAAGAGGTGGAGCTCAAAGCTTCAGCTGctgataaagaaataaatttacttAGAACATCTCTtcatcaagaaaaggaaaaagtaaaacaacttCATGAACTTTTTGCACTGAAAGAAGAAGGACACAGGAAAGAACTTGAAACAAGGGAACTTTTTAATGATGCTGAGTTCCAGAATGCCTTAGCTAAAGGAATagccaaagaaaagagaaaacatgagCAAGATATAAAAGAATACCAGGAAAAAATTGACATATTAAACCAGCAGTATATGAATTTAGAAGATGAATTCCGGGTTGCTTTAACGGTTGAAGCCAGAAGATTTAAAGATGTTAAAGATGGTTTTGAAAATGTTGCAGCAGAGTTAGCAAAGAGCAAACATGCTCTTGTTTGGGCTCAACGAAAAGAAAATGAGTCTTCCTCTTTAATTAGAGATCTGACATGTATGGtgaaggaacaaaaaataaaacttgcaGAAGTTTCCAAACTGAAACATGAAACAGCAGCAAATTTACAGAATCAAATCAGCACCCTTGAAGTTTTGATTGAAGATGACAAggagaagagtattcaaatagaACTTCTCAAGCATGAAAAAGTCCAGCTTATTTCTGAGCTAGCAGCCAAGGAATCGCTAATTCATGGTTTaaggacagaaagaaaagtaTGGGGAGAAGAGCTGGCACAGCAGGGAGCATCTCTATCCCAAAATCGTGGAAAATTAGaagcaaaaattgaaaatttatgtAGAGAGAATGAATCTCTGCAAAAGGCAAATGAACGTGATAATGATGCGTTAAGAATTAAGAACAAAATCATAGAAGACCAAACTGAAaccattagaaaattaaaaatttgtgtaCAGGAAAGAGATGAACACATTAAAACATTACAAGAGCAGATCACTGAGATACAAAAATGTACTCAAGAACAACTTGAGGAAAAATCGTCACAACTGGATGTTataatggagaaattggaaaaacacaatgaaagaaaagaacaactaaaacaacagttgaaagaaaaggaaataaaacttgaGGAAATTAGAAAAGCTTATAGTATACTTAACCAGAAGTGGCATGATAAAGGAGAACTTCTGCATCATCTAGAAATACAAgtaaaagaagtgaaagaaaaatttgaaaacaaggaaaggaaacttAAAGAGGAAAGAGACAAAAGTATTGTACTACAAAAGGATGCACTAGAAAAACTTCATAGTATGGATGATGCCTTTAAAAAACAAGTTGATGCAATTGTTGAAGCTCATCAAGCTGAAATACTACAACTGGCAAATGAAAAGCAGAAGTATATTGATTCTGCAAATGAAAAGGTTTATCAAGTCGAAGAAGAAATGCGTGAGCTTCTGGAAGAAACATGCAAGAACAAAAAgtcaatggaggaaaaaattaaacaactCTCTTTTGCTCTAAGTGAAATTCAGCAAGAATTGTGA